From a single Couchioplanes caeruleus genomic region:
- a CDS encoding carbohydrate ABC transporter permease — translation MAVATAVAVPVERRNRRSPAATALLLLGAAYCLLPVLWVVIASTKSAGELFSTFTLSPSTHFFDNVASLSDYRGGLYWRWMANTALYAGVGALASAFVSAMAGFALAKYAFPGKSVVFNLILAGVLVPGVILAVPQYLLLAKAGMTNTYWAVLLPSMISPYGIYLCRIFAAAAVPGEVLEAARMDGAGDWHAFARVALPMMRPGLVTVFLFQFVAIWNNFMLPYIMLGDDRLFPVTVGLSGLLNQGATQPAMYTSVVTGALLSVLPLVALFLSLQRYWQVDLAAGAVKA, via the coding sequence ATGGCCGTCGCCACCGCCGTGGCCGTACCCGTCGAGCGGCGGAACCGCCGCAGCCCGGCCGCCACCGCGCTGTTGCTGCTGGGCGCGGCGTACTGCCTGCTGCCGGTGCTGTGGGTGGTGATCGCCTCCACCAAGAGCGCCGGGGAGCTGTTCTCGACCTTCACCCTGTCGCCCAGCACGCACTTCTTCGACAACGTCGCTTCGCTCAGCGACTACCGCGGCGGCCTCTACTGGCGCTGGATGGCCAACACGGCCCTGTACGCCGGCGTCGGCGCGCTGGCCTCGGCCTTCGTCTCCGCGATGGCCGGCTTCGCCCTCGCCAAGTACGCCTTCCCCGGCAAGTCCGTGGTCTTCAACCTGATCCTCGCCGGCGTGCTGGTGCCCGGCGTCATCCTCGCCGTCCCGCAGTACCTGCTGCTGGCGAAGGCCGGCATGACGAACACGTACTGGGCCGTGCTGCTACCCAGCATGATCAGCCCGTACGGGATCTATCTCTGCCGGATCTTCGCCGCCGCGGCCGTGCCCGGCGAGGTGCTCGAGGCCGCGCGGATGGACGGCGCGGGCGACTGGCACGCGTTCGCCCGGGTGGCCCTGCCGATGATGCGCCCGGGGCTGGTCACCGTGTTCCTGTTCCAGTTCGTGGCGATCTGGAACAACTTCATGCTGCCGTACATCATGCTCGGCGACGACCGGCTGTTCCCGGTCACCGTGGGCCTGAGCGGGCTGCTCAACCAGGGCGCGACCCAGCCGGCCATGTACACCTCGGTCGTCACCGGTGCGTTGCTCTCCGTGCTGCCGCTGGTGGCGCTCTTCCTCAGCCTGCAGCGCTACTGGCAGGTCGACCTGGCCGCGGGCGCGGTCAAGGCGTGA
- a CDS encoding CHAT domain-containing protein, giving the protein MRFGLRAHEVGLLRLDLSAWIGGTALAELTLEISAEPSAVEERTQHRRAPMAEPVVRPGDVTLQVSFDGSRYSFQIASSRYWSEQIVARSLTDAPGQAVERTVDMLRRFAGGQAAYGPAAARRWVQETGVGLWQDMVPGPIKDAFWELRGEIGTFTIACADDRMPWELLYPLTRTEDHGFLVEQFPVLRRVFGTLSAQTSSVGHARYIVPGRSPANAREEAVAVHRILGGGADGAEPAYVTDLDDLMAVLDGPDVGLLHFACHNAFSLQQGGSAIAMEGGAFVPLMLNSAVQRRRFADRRPLVFVNACRSAGVAPEYTRMMGWASQFMLAGAGAFVGTLWPVGSARAAGFAEAFYGELTAGAGLGTASLRARQAIVDPGDPTWLAYTAYGDPAATISRAV; this is encoded by the coding sequence GTGCGGTTCGGCCTGCGCGCGCACGAGGTGGGCCTGCTGCGGCTCGACCTGTCGGCGTGGATCGGCGGCACCGCGCTGGCCGAGCTGACGCTGGAGATCTCCGCCGAGCCCTCCGCGGTCGAGGAGCGTACGCAGCACCGCCGCGCCCCCATGGCCGAGCCGGTCGTCCGGCCGGGCGACGTGACCCTGCAGGTGAGCTTCGACGGCAGCCGCTACTCGTTCCAGATCGCGTCGAGCCGCTACTGGTCGGAGCAGATCGTGGCCCGGTCCCTGACCGACGCGCCCGGGCAGGCGGTGGAGCGGACCGTCGACATGCTGCGCCGGTTCGCGGGCGGGCAGGCGGCGTACGGCCCCGCCGCCGCGCGGCGCTGGGTGCAGGAGACCGGCGTGGGCCTGTGGCAGGACATGGTCCCCGGCCCGATCAAGGACGCGTTCTGGGAGCTGCGCGGGGAGATCGGCACGTTCACGATCGCCTGCGCCGACGACAGGATGCCCTGGGAGCTGCTGTACCCGCTCACCCGCACCGAGGACCACGGCTTCCTCGTCGAGCAGTTCCCGGTGCTGCGGCGGGTGTTCGGGACGCTGTCCGCACAGACGTCGTCCGTCGGCCACGCGCGCTACATCGTGCCCGGGCGCTCGCCGGCCAACGCCCGCGAGGAGGCCGTGGCGGTGCACCGCATCCTCGGCGGCGGCGCGGACGGCGCAGAACCGGCGTACGTGACGGACCTGGACGACCTCATGGCGGTGCTGGACGGGCCGGACGTGGGGCTGCTGCACTTCGCCTGCCACAACGCCTTCTCGTTGCAGCAGGGCGGGTCCGCGATCGCCATGGAGGGCGGCGCGTTCGTGCCGCTCATGCTCAACAGCGCGGTGCAGCGGCGGCGGTTCGCGGACCGGCGTCCCCTGGTCTTCGTCAACGCCTGCCGCAGCGCCGGCGTGGCACCGGAGTACACCCGGATGATGGGCTGGGCGAGCCAGTTCATGCTGGCCGGCGCGGGCGCGTTCGTCGGCACGCTCTGGCCGGTCGGCAGCGCCCGGGCCGCCGGTTTCGCCGAGGCGTTCTACGGCGAGCTCACGGCCGGCGCGGGCCTGGGCACGGCATCGCTGCGGGCCCGGCAGGCGATCGTGGACCCGGGCGATCCCACCTGGCTGGCGTACACCGCGTACGGGGACCCGGCCGCCACGATCAGCCGTGCGGTCTGA
- a CDS encoding carbohydrate ABC transporter permease — protein MTTLPAVTPAAERSAVTTAADRPGRGRRRSGTPYAFLAPALMLFTAFLGAPVVYAGYLSVRRVKISGLGLGRSSRVEQWAGLSNYTRVLTDSEFLPSVGRIALYGLIVVPLMLGGALLMALLIDGGRSRAGGFARTAIFLPYAVPAVIASLLWGFLYLPRISPIADVLNSAGLSAPNVFSSSWVLYAVANIAIWGGMGFNMIVLYTALRTIPGELSEAARIDGASDVQIALRIKIPVILPSLIMTFVFSLIATLQVFAEPMTLRPLANTISATWTPLMMVYRDAFIRNDIHAAAATSVVIAVATFALSFGFLKLVGSRAFRQED, from the coding sequence GTGACCACGCTGCCCGCGGTGACCCCCGCCGCCGAGAGGTCCGCCGTCACCACTGCGGCGGACCGCCCGGGCCGCGGCCGCCGGCGCTCCGGGACCCCGTACGCCTTCCTCGCCCCGGCCCTGATGCTCTTCACCGCGTTCCTCGGGGCGCCGGTGGTCTATGCCGGCTACCTCAGCGTGCGCCGGGTGAAGATCTCCGGGCTGGGGCTCGGCCGAAGCTCGCGGGTCGAGCAGTGGGCCGGGCTGAGCAACTACACCCGCGTGCTCACCGACTCCGAGTTCCTGCCCAGCGTCGGCCGCATCGCGCTCTACGGGCTGATCGTGGTCCCGCTGATGCTCGGCGGGGCGCTGCTCATGGCGCTGCTGATCGACGGGGGCCGCAGCCGGGCGGGCGGGTTCGCCCGCACCGCGATCTTCCTGCCGTACGCGGTCCCCGCGGTGATCGCCTCGCTGCTGTGGGGCTTCCTCTACCTGCCCCGGATCAGTCCGATCGCCGACGTGCTGAACAGCGCCGGGCTCAGCGCACCCAACGTGTTCTCCTCGTCGTGGGTGCTCTACGCCGTCGCCAACATCGCCATCTGGGGTGGCATGGGCTTCAACATGATCGTGCTCTACACGGCGCTGCGGACGATCCCCGGGGAGTTGTCCGAGGCGGCCCGCATCGACGGCGCCTCCGACGTGCAGATCGCGCTGCGCATCAAGATCCCGGTCATCCTGCCGTCGCTGATCATGACGTTCGTCTTCTCGCTCATCGCCACCCTGCAGGTCTTCGCCGAGCCGATGACCCTGCGGCCGCTGGCGAACACCATCTCCGCGACGTGGACGCCGCTGATGATGGTCTACCGCGACGCCTTCATCCGTAACGACATCCACGCCGCGGCGGCCACCTCGGTGGTCATCGCCGTCGCGACGTTCGCGCTGTCCTTCGGCTTCCTCAAGCTCGTCGGCTCGCGCGCCTTCCGGCAGGAGGACTGA
- a CDS encoding glycoside hydrolase family 53 protein, with amino-acid sequence MQRYLRAVVAVLATAALGLTVPAPATAATTLSMLGADVSSLQRSLDRGAKYYDAAGTARDPIDILRSAGLNYARLRVWNNPASGYNNKAKVLQQARALKAKGLKLLVDFHYSDTWADPGKQFKPGAWSSHTLAQLQRDVYSYTYDVCTGLKAQGTTPDSVQIGNEINVGMLWPEGRVTNNDFAPLASLLKQGYAATKACNAGTQVMIHTADADSTANAHWFYDGIRAQGVQWDVTALSYYCMWHGTLANLYNVITDVRARYGKPVVIAETAYQFTTADADSEKNSIPGTVLCDNIPATWQGQAQEFAWVQNTARNAGAIGVFYWEPTWYAVKGNGWDPANINGTGDGWDNMATFDWTGHVNPYLRWTP; translated from the coding sequence ATGCAGAGGTACCTCCGGGCCGTCGTCGCCGTCCTCGCGACGGCCGCCCTCGGCCTCACCGTCCCCGCCCCGGCCACCGCGGCCACCACCCTGTCCATGCTCGGCGCCGACGTCTCGTCGCTGCAGCGCAGCCTCGACCGGGGCGCGAAGTACTACGACGCGGCCGGCACCGCCCGCGACCCCATCGACATCCTGAGGTCGGCCGGGCTGAACTACGCCCGGCTGCGGGTCTGGAACAACCCGGCCAGCGGCTACAACAACAAGGCGAAGGTGCTGCAGCAGGCCAGGGCGCTGAAGGCCAAGGGACTCAAGCTGCTCGTCGACTTCCACTACTCCGACACGTGGGCCGACCCGGGCAAGCAGTTCAAGCCGGGCGCATGGTCGTCGCACACGCTCGCCCAGCTGCAACGGGACGTCTACAGCTACACGTACGACGTGTGCACCGGCCTGAAGGCGCAGGGCACCACGCCCGACAGCGTGCAGATCGGCAACGAGATCAACGTGGGCATGCTGTGGCCCGAGGGGCGGGTCACGAACAACGACTTCGCGCCGCTGGCGAGCCTGCTCAAGCAGGGGTACGCCGCGACCAAGGCGTGCAACGCCGGCACCCAGGTGATGATCCACACCGCGGACGCGGACAGCACGGCGAACGCGCACTGGTTCTACGACGGCATCCGCGCCCAGGGCGTGCAGTGGGACGTCACGGCCCTGTCGTACTACTGCATGTGGCACGGCACGCTGGCGAACCTGTACAACGTGATCACCGACGTGCGCGCCCGCTACGGCAAGCCGGTGGTGATCGCGGAGACGGCGTACCAGTTCACCACCGCGGACGCCGACAGCGAGAAGAACTCCATCCCCGGCACCGTGCTGTGCGACAACATCCCGGCCACCTGGCAGGGCCAGGCCCAGGAGTTCGCCTGGGTGCAGAACACCGCCCGCAACGCCGGCGCCATCGGCGTCTTCTACTGGGAACCCACCTGGTACGCGGTGAAGGGCAACGGCTGGGACCCGGCGAACATCAACGGCACGGGCGACGGCTGGGACAACATGGCGACCTTCGACTGGACCGGGCACGTGAACCCGTACCTGCGCTGGACCCCGTGA
- a CDS encoding LacI family DNA-binding transcriptional regulator, protein MPTSPGTGRKRPTIRDVAREAGVSYATVSRVLNGREWVSPESVRAVRDAITRTGYTANPHARSLATGRSGSIAFLLTEPQHLLFEDPNFAVLLRGVAQALSARELTLILMIAATPEERGRAVTYLSGGHVDGVLLVSPHSGDPLLSQLVRAEVPIVACGKVLGHETTISSVAADEWAGARSAVEHLLAAGCRRIAHLAGPQDTSGGVERLRGYADALTAHGLPVDEAAIVHGDWSHESGAAGMRELLRRVPDLDAVFAASDAMAAGTLPVLREAGRDVPGDVRLVGFDDSGLAATLHPPLSSVRNPLDRISEEMVRLLGELVAGRTPLSITVPTSLVLRESSPA, encoded by the coding sequence GTGCCGACCTCGCCCGGTACGGGGCGCAAGCGGCCCACCATCCGCGACGTGGCGCGCGAGGCCGGGGTCTCTTACGCCACCGTCTCCCGCGTCCTCAACGGCCGGGAGTGGGTCAGCCCCGAGTCCGTCCGGGCGGTCCGCGACGCCATCACGCGCACCGGCTACACCGCGAACCCGCACGCCCGCTCGCTGGCGACCGGCCGGTCCGGGTCGATCGCGTTCCTGCTCACCGAGCCGCAGCACCTGCTCTTCGAGGACCCGAACTTCGCGGTCCTGCTGCGCGGCGTGGCGCAGGCCCTGTCGGCGCGCGAGCTCACGCTGATCCTGATGATCGCCGCGACGCCGGAGGAACGTGGCCGGGCGGTCACCTACCTCAGCGGCGGTCACGTCGACGGGGTGCTGCTGGTCTCGCCGCACTCGGGGGACCCGCTGCTGAGCCAGCTCGTGCGCGCCGAGGTCCCGATCGTGGCGTGCGGCAAGGTGCTCGGCCACGAGACGACGATCAGCTCGGTGGCGGCCGACGAGTGGGCCGGCGCGCGCTCGGCGGTCGAGCACCTGCTCGCCGCCGGCTGCCGGCGGATCGCCCACCTCGCCGGCCCGCAGGACACCTCGGGCGGCGTCGAGCGTCTCCGCGGGTACGCCGACGCGCTCACCGCGCACGGCCTGCCGGTCGACGAGGCGGCGATCGTGCACGGCGACTGGAGCCACGAGAGCGGCGCCGCGGGGATGCGCGAGCTGCTGCGCCGGGTCCCCGACCTCGACGCGGTCTTCGCCGCCTCGGACGCCATGGCCGCCGGCACGCTGCCGGTGCTGCGCGAGGCGGGCCGGGACGTGCCGGGCGACGTGCGCCTCGTCGGCTTCGACGACTCGGGTCTGGCGGCCACGCTGCACCCGCCGCTCAGCTCGGTCCGCAACCCGCTCGACCGCATCAGCGAGGAGATGGTCCGGCTGCTCGGCGAGCTCGTCGCCGGGCGTACGCCGCTGTCGATCACGGTGCCCACGTCGCTGGTGCTCCGCGAGTCCTCACCCGCCTGA
- a CDS encoding extracellular solute-binding protein has translation MRKAIGGALAAALLLLAAGCSGSDDDSGGTTGGGKVELTYWSWAPNMDKVVEGWNAGHPDIHVTVNKQDGGDPAVTKLLTAIKAGSGAPDVMQAEYQKIPTLVSADAIADVAGEAGTLKAKFPDSAWNAVTLGSESVYGIPQDSGPMMFYYRADVFGKLQISPPATWDQYADAARKIHSANRKQYLGTFSANDPGWFAGLAQQAGASWWGVQGDSWTVNINDAATQKVAGYWGGLVQEGVIANTPMYTPDWNAALNDGTQVGWLSAVWAPGVLEGNAASTKGRWKVAALPQWDPAKPAGGNWGGSATSVTTQSKHKKQAVEFITWLNTDPAALKALAGTANIYPAATDATSTALTSPPAFFADQKDFYAIAAEAGKVSNPFTYGPNVNVAYSAYNDAFGKAAEAKQSAAFTGALATMQSTTVSDMKTAGFKVAG, from the coding sequence ATGAGGAAAGCCATCGGCGGCGCGCTCGCCGCAGCCCTTCTGCTCCTGGCCGCCGGCTGCAGCGGCAGCGACGACGACAGCGGCGGGACCACCGGCGGCGGCAAGGTCGAGCTCACCTACTGGAGCTGGGCGCCGAACATGGACAAGGTGGTCGAGGGCTGGAACGCCGGCCACCCCGACATCCACGTCACCGTCAACAAGCAGGACGGCGGCGACCCGGCGGTCACCAAGCTGCTCACCGCGATCAAGGCCGGCAGCGGCGCCCCCGACGTCATGCAGGCCGAGTACCAGAAGATCCCGACGCTGGTCTCGGCCGACGCGATCGCCGACGTCGCCGGCGAGGCCGGCACGCTCAAGGCGAAGTTCCCCGATTCCGCCTGGAACGCGGTCACCCTGGGCTCCGAGTCCGTGTACGGGATCCCGCAGGACTCCGGCCCGATGATGTTCTACTACCGCGCCGACGTGTTCGGAAAGCTCCAGATCTCCCCGCCGGCCACCTGGGACCAGTACGCCGACGCCGCCCGCAAGATCCACTCGGCGAACCGCAAGCAGTACCTCGGCACGTTCTCCGCCAACGACCCGGGCTGGTTCGCGGGCCTCGCCCAGCAGGCCGGCGCCTCCTGGTGGGGCGTGCAGGGCGACTCGTGGACCGTGAACATCAACGACGCCGCGACGCAGAAGGTCGCCGGCTACTGGGGTGGCCTCGTGCAGGAGGGCGTCATCGCGAACACCCCGATGTACACGCCGGACTGGAACGCAGCGCTCAACGACGGCACCCAGGTCGGCTGGCTCAGCGCGGTCTGGGCCCCCGGCGTGCTGGAGGGCAACGCCGCCTCCACCAAGGGCAGGTGGAAGGTCGCCGCGCTCCCCCAGTGGGACCCGGCCAAGCCGGCCGGCGGCAACTGGGGCGGCTCGGCCACCAGCGTCACCACCCAGAGCAAGCACAAGAAGCAGGCCGTCGAGTTCATCACGTGGCTCAACACCGACCCCGCCGCGCTCAAGGCGCTGGCCGGCACGGCGAACATCTACCCCGCCGCCACCGACGCGACCAGCACCGCGCTGACCTCGCCGCCCGCGTTCTTCGCCGATCAGAAGGACTTCTACGCGATCGCCGCCGAGGCCGGGAAGGTCAGCAACCCGTTCACGTACGGGCCGAACGTCAACGTCGCGTACAGCGCGTACAACGACGCGTTCGGCAAGGCCGCGGAGGCGAAGCAGAGCGCCGCTTTCACCGGCGCGCTGGCCACCATGCAGAGCACCACGGTCAGCGACATGAAGACCGCCGGGTTCAAGGTCGCCGGGTGA